In the Dictyoglomus sp. NZ13-RE01 genome, one interval contains:
- the fabF gene encoding beta-ketoacyl-[acyl-carrier-protein] synthase II, producing the protein MKRTVVVTGVGVISPIGIGKEKFWDNLVKGRSGISYIEKFPTDDYPTKIAGEVKDFNPEDFIDKKEARRLDRFSQFAISATKLALEDANWNPSEEEKENTAVIVASGIGGLETLENQFRVLFEKGPNKVSPFVVPMMIINMAAGNISIQFGFKGPNFATVTACAASSHAIGLGYKLVANGEVDCAIVGGTEAGITPMGLAGFCSIQALSTQNDPPEKASKPFDARRDGFVMAEGCGILVLESLEHALKRNARIYAEIVGFGASDDAYHITAPDPQGYGAYLSMKRALMDAGITPEMVDYINAHGTSTKLNDKIETLAIKKVFGEHAYNLAISSNKSVFGHALGAAGALESVATVLSIYYGVVPPTINYEEKDPDCDLDYVPNKARDMNIRYALKNSFGFGGQNASLVFKKHINES; encoded by the coding sequence ATGAAAAGAACCGTTGTTGTTACAGGGGTTGGTGTGATATCTCCCATTGGCATAGGAAAGGAAAAATTTTGGGATAATTTGGTAAAAGGAAGATCTGGCATAAGCTATATTGAAAAGTTTCCAACTGATGATTACCCAACGAAAATAGCAGGAGAGGTAAAAGATTTTAATCCCGAGGATTTTATAGATAAAAAAGAAGCCCGAAGGTTGGATAGATTCTCACAGTTTGCTATATCTGCAACCAAATTAGCTTTGGAAGATGCAAATTGGAATCCCTCTGAGGAAGAGAAAGAAAATACAGCAGTTATAGTAGCCTCGGGAATAGGGGGTTTAGAAACTTTAGAAAATCAGTTCAGAGTTTTATTTGAGAAGGGACCAAACAAAGTAAGCCCCTTTGTAGTTCCTATGATGATTATCAATATGGCGGCAGGAAATATATCTATACAGTTTGGTTTTAAAGGACCTAATTTTGCAACGGTTACAGCTTGTGCAGCAAGTTCACATGCTATTGGACTTGGTTATAAACTGGTTGCCAATGGAGAAGTAGACTGTGCAATAGTTGGCGGGACAGAAGCAGGTATCACGCCTATGGGACTTGCGGGTTTTTGTTCTATTCAAGCTCTTTCAACTCAGAACGATCCTCCGGAGAAGGCAAGTAAGCCCTTTGATGCTCGTAGGGATGGTTTTGTTATGGCGGAAGGTTGTGGTATTCTTGTCCTTGAAAGTTTAGAACATGCTTTGAAAAGAAATGCGAGGATTTATGCGGAAATTGTTGGTTTTGGAGCTTCTGACGATGCTTATCATATTACAGCTCCTGATCCTCAAGGTTATGGTGCATATCTTTCTATGAAAAGGGCTCTTATGGATGCGGGTATTACTCCTGAGATGGTTGATTATATAAATGCTCATGGAACTTCTACAAAACTTAATGATAAAATTGAAACATTAGCCATTAAAAAGGTATTTGGGGAGCATGCCTATAATTTAGCTATTAGTTCTAATAAATCTGTATTTGGGCATGCCTTAGGAGCTGCTGGTGCCTTAGAGTCTGTGGCTACAGTTTTAAGCATATATTATGGGGTTGTTCCTCCTACTATAAATTACGAGGAAAAAGACCCTGATTGTGATTTAGATTATGTACCTAATAAAGCAAGGGATATGAATATTAGGTATGCCTTAAAAAACTCCTTTGGGTTTGGCGGACAGAATGCATCCTTAGTATTTAAAAAACATATAAATGAAAGCTAA
- a CDS encoding 3-oxoacyl-ACP synthase: MGVGIISVGTSVPPKFLTNFDLEKMVDTSDEWITTRTGIKKRHIVDEGVNASDLGAEAALKALERAKLSPKDIDLIITTSSSPEMIFPPTVSLIQRKIGASRAGGFDLLSACTGFVSALITGVQFIKSGDVETVLIVGTEVLSRLVNWEDRNTCVLFGDAAGAVILREVGDDYGLISWNLHLDGEGAELLEIPAGGSKLPASYDTVDKKLHYIRMNGREVFKFSVRVISESTEEALNKANLSPKDLDWLIPHQANIRIIQAGAERLGIPMEKIGITVDKYGNTSTASIPLTLEELLIQKKIKDRDLIAFVGFGAGLSWGTALMRWKEVNLFD, from the coding sequence ATGGGTGTTGGAATTATAAGTGTTGGAACATCTGTTCCACCTAAGTTCTTAACTAATTTTGATTTAGAAAAGATGGTAGATACTTCTGATGAATGGATTACTACAAGAACCGGAATTAAAAAGAGACACATTGTTGATGAAGGAGTTAATGCATCAGATTTAGGAGCAGAGGCAGCTTTAAAAGCTTTAGAAAGGGCAAAACTTTCTCCTAAGGATATAGATCTTATAATAACTACATCTTCTTCTCCTGAAATGATCTTCCCGCCCACTGTATCTCTTATTCAGAGAAAAATAGGAGCAAGTAGGGCGGGAGGTTTTGATCTACTTTCTGCTTGTACGGGATTTGTCTCTGCCTTAATAACCGGAGTTCAATTTATAAAAAGTGGTGATGTAGAAACAGTGCTCATTGTTGGGACTGAGGTACTATCAAGATTGGTTAATTGGGAAGATAGAAACACTTGTGTTCTTTTTGGGGATGCGGCAGGAGCTGTTATTTTAAGGGAAGTGGGAGATGATTATGGATTAATATCATGGAATTTACATTTGGATGGTGAGGGGGCGGAACTACTGGAAATTCCAGCAGGAGGTTCAAAACTTCCTGCTTCTTATGATACTGTTGATAAAAAGCTCCATTATATTAGGATGAATGGAAGAGAAGTTTTTAAATTTTCTGTTAGGGTTATTTCTGAAAGCACTGAGGAAGCTTTAAATAAAGCCAATTTATCTCCTAAAGATTTAGATTGGCTTATTCCTCACCAAGCAAACATAAGAATAATTCAAGCAGGAGCAGAGAGATTAGGTATTCCTATGGAAAAAATTGGAATCACTGTAGATAAATATGGAAATACATCAACAGCATCAATCCCGTTAACCTTAGAGGAACTTTTAATTCAGAAAAAGATAAAAGATAGGGATTTAATAGCCTTTGTTGGGTTTGGGGCTGGTCTTTCCTGGGGTACCGCTCTTATGCGATGGAAAGAGGTGAATTTATTTGATTAA
- a CDS encoding 50S ribosomal protein L32, which translates to MGLPKKKLSTTRRDRRWVRYKLHGVSLVECGHCHKLILPHRVCPFCGYYKGRSIVEVEEKEEK; encoded by the coding sequence ATGGGACTTCCTAAGAAAAAATTATCAACTACAAGAAGGGACAGAAGATGGGTAAGGTATAAGCTTCATGGTGTATCTTTGGTGGAATGTGGGCATTGTCATAAATTGATTTTACCTCACAGGGTTTGTCCCTTCTGTGGCTATTATAAAGGAAGAAGTATAGTTGAAGTGGAAGAGAAAGAAGAAAAATAG
- the fabD gene encoding [acyl-carrier-protein] S-malonyltransferase produces MRAFIFPGQGSQSFGMFSPFLNQDFEYFLEEIRKIDENIIKVYQDGTEELMRKTIYSQPAIFSISCMLDYYLKNNNFYPDFVTGHSLGEYSAFCSAGIFDFSVGLRLVYERGRIMQEISEEVSGGMWAVIGGDIDKIRESLKDFENLFIANYNSHEQIIISGSIESFQRWQEIFRSEVKRIIPLSVSGPFHSPLMGKAQDKFWEIIKEINFRDPEIPVISSTTVSEVEKAEDAKEILLKQFTSSVFWTDTISKLNSLGVDEYIEVGPGKVLQGLVKKILKDIKIKGIEKPEDFLALKGEE; encoded by the coding sequence ATGAGAGCATTTATATTTCCTGGACAGGGCTCTCAATCTTTTGGTATGTTTTCACCTTTTCTTAATCAAGATTTTGAGTATTTTTTAGAAGAAATAAGAAAAATAGATGAAAATATAATAAAAGTTTACCAAGATGGAACAGAGGAATTAATGAGAAAAACCATATATTCTCAACCTGCAATTTTTTCAATAAGTTGCATGTTAGATTACTATTTAAAAAATAATAATTTTTATCCTGATTTTGTGACGGGTCATAGTTTGGGTGAATATTCTGCTTTTTGTTCTGCAGGGATCTTTGATTTTTCTGTGGGATTGAGATTGGTTTACGAGAGAGGAAGAATCATGCAAGAAATATCAGAAGAAGTTTCAGGTGGAATGTGGGCTGTAATAGGAGGAGATATTGATAAGATTCGAGAAAGTTTGAAAGACTTTGAAAATCTATTTATAGCTAATTATAACTCACATGAACAAATAATTATTTCAGGATCAATAGAATCCTTTCAAAGATGGCAGGAGATTTTTAGAAGTGAAGTTAAAAGGATAATACCGCTTTCTGTTAGTGGACCTTTTCATAGCCCATTAATGGGTAAGGCTCAAGATAAATTTTGGGAGATTATCAAGGAAATCAATTTTAGAGATCCTGAGATTCCTGTTATAAGTAGTACCACAGTAAGTGAGGTAGAAAAAGCTGAAGATGCAAAGGAGATTTTATTGAAACAGTTTACATCATCAGTATTTTGGACTGATACAATAAGTAAACTAAATAGTTTAGGAGTAGATGAATATATAGAAGTTGGACCTGGAAAAGTACTTCAAGGACTTGTAAAAAAGATTTTGAAGGATATAAAGATTAAAGGCATTGAGAAACCCGAAGATTTTCTTGCTTTAAAGGGGGAGGAATAA
- a CDS encoding beta-ketoacyl-ACP reductase, with product MLKDKVALVTGGSRGIGRAIVIALAKEGAKVVINYRSNEESARETLEEVEKLGAVGYLYKADVSNEEEVENMFKDILTKFGRLDILVNNAGITRDNLLLRMKLEDWEAVMATNLRSVFLCTRAAAKIMIKQRSGRIINISSIVGEMGNIGQANYSASKAGIIGFTKTVARELASRGITVNAVAPGFIETEMTESIAPDLKDLYLKQIPLQRFGKPEEVANLVKFLASEEAGYITGAVINIDGGLAM from the coding sequence ATGCTTAAAGATAAGGTTGCTTTGGTTACAGGGGGAAGTAGGGGGATTGGAAGAGCAATAGTCATTGCTCTTGCAAAAGAAGGAGCTAAGGTGGTAATTAACTATAGAAGTAATGAAGAGTCTGCAAGAGAAACATTAGAAGAAGTTGAAAAGTTGGGTGCAGTAGGGTATTTATATAAGGCGGATGTAAGTAATGAGGAAGAAGTAGAAAATATGTTTAAGGATATATTGACAAAATTTGGTCGACTTGATATTTTAGTCAACAATGCGGGGATAACAAGAGATAATTTATTATTAAGAATGAAATTGGAAGATTGGGAAGCGGTTATGGCAACAAATTTAAGAAGTGTATTTTTGTGTACAAGAGCAGCAGCAAAAATTATGATTAAGCAAAGAAGTGGAAGAATTATAAATATTTCTTCAATTGTTGGAGAGATGGGTAATATAGGACAGGCTAATTATTCTGCTTCAAAGGCAGGAATAATTGGTTTTACAAAAACTGTTGCCCGTGAGCTTGCCAGTAGGGGTATAACAGTAAATGCTGTTGCTCCTGGATTTATTGAGACAGAAATGACAGAAAGTATAGCCCCTGACTTAAAGGATCTATATTTAAAACAGATTCCTCTTCAAAGGTTTGGAAAGCCTGAGGAAGTTGCTAATTTGGTCAAATTTTTGGCTTCTGAAGAGGCGGGCTATATTACTGGGGCTGTTATAAACATTGATGGTGGATTGGCTATGTGA
- the rnc gene encoding ribonuclease III, producing the protein MKAKEIETINKTEKELEERFGIIFSDVELLFTALVHPSYRNENLNVLEDNQRLEFLGDSVIGLIISETLFKLHKNANEGMLSQMRSHLIKGKTLARKAKEIGLNKYVLLGNGEELQGGREKESILSDLFEAFIGALFLDKGYEFTKEFVLKIFKEDLENIEYEIDWKNILRSVLLKQGKKFEYRLVKEEGPEHNKVFYIELWVDNEKISEGIGKNKSQAEMQAAQKALEKLGKNVY; encoded by the coding sequence ATGAAAGCTAAAGAAATAGAGACTATAAATAAAACAGAGAAGGAATTAGAAGAAAGGTTTGGTATTATTTTTTCTGATGTTGAGCTTCTTTTTACAGCATTAGTACATCCATCTTATAGAAATGAAAATTTAAATGTTCTTGAGGATAATCAAAGATTGGAATTTTTAGGTGATAGTGTAATTGGTCTCATAATAAGTGAAACCTTGTTTAAATTACATAAGAATGCTAACGAGGGAATGCTCTCTCAGATGAGGAGCCATTTAATAAAGGGTAAAACTTTAGCGCGAAAAGCGAAAGAAATTGGTTTGAATAAGTATGTTCTACTGGGAAATGGAGAAGAATTACAAGGAGGAAGAGAAAAAGAATCCATTCTTTCTGATCTTTTTGAGGCTTTTATAGGTGCTTTATTCTTAGATAAAGGATATGAGTTTACAAAAGAATTTGTATTAAAAATATTCAAGGAGGATTTGGAGAATATAGAGTACGAGATAGATTGGAAGAATATACTCAGAAGTGTTTTGCTTAAGCAGGGGAAAAAATTTGAATATAGATTAGTAAAGGAAGAAGGACCAGAGCATAACAAAGTATTCTATATCGAATTATGGGTTGATAACGAGAAAATTTCTGAGGGAATTGGAAAAAACAAAAGTCAAGCGGAGATGCAAGCTGCGCAAAAAGCTTTAGAGAAATTAGGGAAAAATGTATATTAA
- a CDS encoding nitronate monooxygenase, with product MIKTPLCDLLNIKYPIIQGGMAWVATSELASAVSNAGGLGVIGAGNADPNWVREEIRKTRTLTDKPFGVNIYFLSPYAEEVMKVVIEEKVPVVTTGAGNPGKYIPFLKEKGIKIFPLVSSVALAVRLERLGVDGLIAEGMECGGHIGELTTMALVPQVVSAVKIPVIAAGGIADGRGFVAALALGAQGIQMGTRFIASEECKVHENYKRAILKAKDRDTVVTGASTGHPVRVIYNKLAREFLELEKKGVPIEELEKFGTGRLRSAVINGDVEYGSVMAGQISGLINDIKPVKDIIEDIVKEAENIIKNLQNFIKES from the coding sequence TTGATTAAAACCCCTCTATGTGATCTTTTGAATATTAAATATCCTATTATTCAGGGAGGTATGGCTTGGGTAGCAACTTCCGAACTTGCGTCCGCTGTTTCAAATGCAGGTGGTTTAGGTGTAATAGGGGCTGGAAATGCAGACCCTAATTGGGTTAGAGAGGAGATTAGAAAAACCCGTACTTTAACAGATAAGCCCTTTGGAGTTAATATTTACTTTCTTTCTCCCTATGCTGAAGAAGTAATGAAGGTAGTAATAGAAGAGAAAGTTCCTGTAGTAACTACTGGTGCTGGAAATCCAGGAAAATACATACCATTTTTAAAGGAGAAAGGAATAAAGATTTTTCCCTTGGTATCGTCGGTTGCATTAGCTGTAAGATTGGAAAGACTTGGGGTGGATGGTCTTATAGCGGAAGGGATGGAATGTGGAGGACATATTGGAGAGCTAACTACTATGGCTTTAGTTCCTCAAGTGGTATCCGCTGTGAAGATTCCTGTAATTGCAGCAGGTGGTATAGCAGATGGAAGAGGTTTTGTTGCTGCTTTGGCTTTAGGAGCTCAGGGTATTCAAATGGGTACAAGATTTATAGCCAGTGAAGAGTGTAAGGTACATGAAAACTATAAAAGGGCTATTTTAAAAGCAAAGGATAGAGATACGGTAGTTACAGGAGCAAGCACAGGTCATCCTGTTAGAGTTATATATAATAAACTGGCAAGGGAATTTTTAGAGTTAGAGAAAAAGGGAGTACCAATAGAGGAGTTAGAGAAATTTGGGACAGGACGTCTTAGGTCTGCAGTTATAAATGGAGATGTGGAATATGGTTCTGTTATGGCTGGTCAAATATCCGGCTTAATAAATGATATAAAACCAGTAAAAGATATTATTGAGGATATTGTAAAGGAAGCGGAGAATATAATAAAAAACTTGCAAAATTTTATAAAGGAGAGTTAG
- the acpP gene encoding acyl carrier protein: protein MDEATIFEKIKKIIVEQLRIDEDLITMDSSIQDDLGADSLDAVELIMALEEEFGIDVPDEDTEKFKTVGDVVRYVEKKL from the coding sequence ATGGATGAGGCAACCATCTTTGAAAAAATAAAGAAGATAATTGTAGAACAGTTAAGAATTGACGAAGACCTTATCACGATGGATTCTTCAATTCAGGATGATTTAGGAGCGGATTCTTTAGATGCAGTAGAGTTAATCATGGCTTTAGAGGAAGAATTTGGTATTGATGTTCCTGATGAGGATACAGAAAAATTTAAGACAGTAGGAGATGTGGTCAGATACGTAGAGAAAAAATTGTAA
- a CDS encoding chromosome segregation protein SMC gives MYIKEIEINYFKSFYGHHKIPFNGKFIVVTGPNGSGKSNILDAIRWVIGEQRSKLLRVEKSEEVIFGGNKNLAPAKYAEVSLHLLINSGFAFDIYIITRRIERDGDSAYFLNDKNIRLKDLQIFLSSCGVGKHNLTFIGQGELESLILDNDRLKEYLEDIAGISGYQEKVKETQLKLDIIEAKGKEIEEKRRMLWENLEELRKEAKLAEYYTELTKELEKVRESLNYYQWQKLYKNIEEINENLRIFKDEFSGIEIELENMRKEEEEINSKIKDLNRELENIKSILVENQIKREKLLQRISDFDDRKKKLEKEILESNKELEINKEELKNVEQNLIEEEEENYLELGRKLRDIETNLKEKEIIKARYEEKLKNFHEVSNVSEEFAKWFIQRLKQKREKLEEYKNYISKELREKESLIRAKERYLDEKVFELQRERRLLRDLEDIQRDSLPKGVREILALKDNNVLGIVLDILQIDKDYLTPIFNILGNTLFDIIVTDEYTAERLIRYLRDNNLGWATFRPLSFYKDFKERIIEIKDGIRALNVVNYDERFKELVYSLLGNVLIFKDFETALSKRELLKEGWRLVTLKGEVFLGSGTISGGVRNNIQTTLNININMHEREENIKELSQAISILESDIKTLRVEKTILENKREKLDNLLKKIDSKLEFYGNVGLFEEYRRILEEFSYLRNEWESIKDKYEKLRENFIYNRNRREFLGTLVKDLQNKIEEMKKEKDFIDKEYVNMTRNLEDINKEIDDGLLKEENLRSEINSLTERLVHLKEVKEKLINRRQQIREEIIRSETNLQQIVKRKEEIEKDFENKIPNLKIDLPESKLRAREKEILKTLENLGPINFLAKEKLTTEEEKYRELTEQWEDVYESISSLRSIIKSTLREAETRFLNAYSVLKDLANNNWKMFFPHGDLQILLEKEQDPLNSNIYIKLTSNKKNYKSLLMLSGGEKSITALSLLLAGLEIAPVNFCFWDEIDSALDNHNAHVLGKKIKEMSKSIQFILISHNPTLMEYAETLYGVTIDERGSTQVLTWRLEGEVVNN, from the coding sequence ATGTATATTAAAGAAATAGAGATTAATTATTTCAAATCTTTTTATGGTCATCATAAGATCCCTTTTAATGGTAAATTCATAGTCGTAACAGGACCGAATGGTTCTGGTAAAAGTAATATATTGGATGCAATAAGATGGGTTATTGGAGAGCAACGATCCAAGTTATTAAGAGTTGAAAAATCTGAGGAAGTAATATTTGGTGGGAACAAAAATTTAGCACCTGCAAAGTATGCAGAAGTTTCTCTTCATCTTCTTATCAATTCTGGTTTTGCCTTTGATATCTATATTATTACAAGAAGAATTGAAAGAGATGGAGATAGTGCATATTTTTTAAATGATAAAAATATCAGATTAAAGGATTTGCAAATTTTTCTATCCTCTTGTGGGGTAGGAAAGCACAATCTAACCTTTATAGGGCAGGGAGAATTAGAATCTCTTATATTAGACAATGATAGATTAAAAGAATATCTGGAAGATATAGCAGGTATCTCTGGATATCAGGAAAAAGTAAAAGAAACACAACTGAAATTAGATATTATAGAAGCCAAAGGAAAAGAGATTGAAGAGAAAAGGAGAATGCTTTGGGAAAACTTGGAGGAATTGAGAAAAGAGGCAAAACTTGCAGAGTACTATACAGAATTAACAAAAGAACTGGAAAAAGTTAGGGAATCACTGAATTACTATCAATGGCAGAAATTATACAAAAATATAGAAGAAATAAATGAAAACCTGAGAATTTTTAAAGATGAGTTTTCAGGTATTGAGATAGAGTTGGAAAATATGAGAAAAGAGGAAGAGGAGATTAATAGTAAAATAAAGGACTTGAATAGAGAATTAGAGAATATTAAAAGTATACTTGTAGAAAACCAGATAAAGAGAGAAAAGCTTTTGCAAAGAATCTCAGACTTTGATGATAGAAAAAAGAAATTAGAGAAGGAAATTTTAGAAAGTAATAAGGAATTAGAAATCAATAAAGAAGAATTGAAAAATGTAGAGCAAAATTTGATAGAAGAAGAGGAAGAAAACTATTTAGAGCTGGGAAGAAAGCTAAGAGATATTGAGACTAACTTGAAGGAGAAGGAGATCATTAAGGCAAGATATGAAGAAAAATTGAAGAATTTTCATGAGGTTTCCAATGTATCTGAAGAGTTTGCAAAATGGTTTATCCAAAGGCTAAAGCAAAAGAGAGAGAAATTAGAAGAATACAAAAATTATATTAGTAAGGAGCTAAGAGAAAAGGAATCTCTAATAAGAGCTAAGGAAAGATATTTAGATGAGAAGGTTTTTGAACTTCAAAGAGAAAGGCGTCTTTTGAGGGATTTAGAAGATATCCAGAGAGACAGTTTACCTAAAGGGGTAAGAGAGATTTTAGCTTTAAAAGATAATAATGTTTTAGGAATAGTATTAGACATTTTACAGATTGATAAAGATTATTTGACCCCTATCTTTAATATCCTTGGGAATACACTCTTTGATATCATTGTAACCGATGAATATACTGCGGAAAGATTGATTAGATATTTAAGGGATAATAATTTGGGATGGGCAACTTTTAGACCATTAAGCTTTTATAAAGATTTTAAGGAAAGAATAATTGAGATAAAAGATGGAATAAGAGCTTTAAATGTGGTTAATTATGATGAAAGATTTAAGGAATTAGTTTATAGTTTATTGGGAAATGTTTTAATTTTTAAAGATTTCGAGACTGCACTAAGTAAAAGAGAGCTTTTAAAGGAAGGTTGGAGATTAGTTACATTAAAGGGAGAAGTTTTTTTAGGGAGTGGTACCATTAGCGGTGGTGTTAGAAATAATATTCAAACAACCCTTAATATAAATATTAATATGCATGAGAGAGAAGAAAATATAAAAGAGTTAAGTCAGGCTATATCTATATTAGAAAGTGACATAAAAACCTTAAGAGTTGAAAAAACTATTCTCGAGAACAAGAGGGAAAAATTAGACAATCTGCTCAAGAAAATTGATTCAAAACTGGAATTTTATGGTAATGTAGGGTTATTTGAAGAATACAGAAGGATTTTAGAAGAATTTTCTTATTTACGGAATGAATGGGAAAGCATAAAGGACAAGTATGAGAAATTAAGAGAAAATTTCATTTATAATAGAAATAGAAGAGAATTTTTGGGAACTCTTGTGAAAGATCTACAAAATAAGATTGAGGAAATGAAAAAAGAGAAAGATTTCATAGACAAAGAATATGTAAATATGACAAGAAATTTGGAAGATATAAATAAAGAAATAGATGATGGTTTATTAAAAGAAGAAAATTTGAGATCAGAAATAAATTCTTTAACAGAAAGGTTAGTGCATCTAAAAGAAGTAAAGGAGAAGCTAATAAATAGGAGACAACAAATTAGAGAAGAAATTATAAGAAGTGAAACAAATCTACAACAGATCGTAAAGAGAAAGGAAGAAATCGAAAAGGATTTTGAAAACAAAATCCCAAACTTAAAGATTGATTTGCCAGAGTCTAAACTAAGAGCGAGAGAAAAAGAGATATTAAAAACATTGGAAAATTTAGGACCTATAAACTTTTTAGCAAAAGAAAAACTCACTACTGAGGAAGAAAAATATAGAGAGCTTACTGAACAATGGGAAGATGTTTATGAGTCTATTTCATCATTAAGAAGTATCATTAAGAGTACTTTGAGGGAAGCAGAAACAAGGTTTTTAAATGCCTACTCTGTTCTCAAAGATTTAGCTAATAATAATTGGAAAATGTTTTTCCCTCATGGGGATCTACAAATTTTATTAGAAAAAGAACAAGATCCTCTTAATTCAAATATCTATATTAAATTAACTTCTAATAAGAAGAACTATAAGAGTTTATTAATGCTTTCAGGAGGAGAAAAAAGCATTACAGCCCTTTCTTTATTATTGGCAGGCTTAGAGATAGCACCTGTTAATTTTTGTTTTTGGGATGAGATAGATTCCGCTTTAGATAATCATAACGCCCATGTATTAGGTAAAAAAATAAAAGAAATGAGTAAAAGTATACAATTTATATTGATAAGCCATAATCCAACTTTGATGGAATACGCAGAGACTCTGTATGGTGTTACTATTGATGAGAGGGGTTCTACCCAAGTTTTGA